The region GATCCAGCTCCAGGATCTTTTTCTCGGCACTTAAAAATGTCTGTTGACCATCGGCCATGAATTCCTCGAACAGTTCCCATCGTTCCTTGATATATTGATCAAGAATGAGCTTACCGGCGTCATGGATGAGGCCGGATGTAAAGGCATCGTTTGACAAGGCCGGTTCCTTGTTGTTGGCAATAATCCTGGCACCAAAGGCTACCGCCAGGGAATGCTTCCACAGCGCGCCTGCATCCAGCCCGTAGCCCTCCAGCCTGTGGCCCAACAGGCTTGCAGTGCCCCCAATGGTGATGAGTTCCCCTAAGGTTTTATGTCCAAGGACCAAGGAGGCACGTTGTATCGAAGAAACTTTGCCGCTATAGCCATAATAGGGAGAATTGGCTATCTTCAGGATCTTGGTGGCGATGGCCTGGTCCGTTTCGAAAAGTTGGGCAAGTTCCTTAAAGTCCGACTTCGGGTTGGCCATGATCTCGCGAGCCTTAAGGACCGTCTGGGGCATGGGCGGCAACTCTTTCACGTTCCGCAGGATCTTTTTTTTCAAGGCTTCGCCGGTCAGATGCTCTTTTTGCTTTTTTTCAGCAGGCAAGGCGCCTTCCCGAGCCGATTTCGGTCTGAGATCGAGCTCTATCGTCCCCTTGCAATCCGGACAAGGAAAGATGACTTTCTTGCCTGTTGGAAGGCGCTCATCAGGAATGTTAAATACCTTGGGACAATTTAGGCATTTTACTATCATTTCGTACCCCCTCGCAAATCATAGCTCCCTGCAACGATTATACTGACAGTCATTTCCATTGAAGCACTCCTTATCATTGCAAACTCAATGCAGAAATTATGCCAAAGCAGCACATAGAAAAAATTGGATATAATTTAAGCAACTAAAGATTGACCGCTCAATCGTTGACTCCCACAGCGTGTCAGATTCTTGACACATGGCCATTAAAAAATATCAAACAAATTTGAAAACCGATATTATTATTGGCAGGTCATGATCCGGCCTGGGTCCCCGATTCCTCGGCCGGGCGGTTGTTGAGCAGGATCATGCCCAGGCACACCATAACCAGGGCCGCAATCAGGTCGGAGTGGGCATAAGGGTTGTCTTCTCCGCGGCCAAAGGGCGGAAACTCATGCGGAGAACGCAGTTTGTTGCAGGAAAATCCATTGATGGGCCGAAAGCTAAATGGCGTTAATCTTGTCTCTGAGATTACCTGAACACTTGAAGGTGACAACCTTCCTTGGCGCCAGCATCATGTCTTCACCGGATGCGGGATTTCTGCCTTTCCGCTCCTTTTTCGCCTTTACACATAATTTTCCGAATCCGCTGACGAGGATGTCTTCCCCGTTTTCAAGCGTATTTTTCATGATTCCTAAAAGCGTCTCAACCAGTTCAGAACTTCTTTTTCTGGGGACACCAAGATGGTTCTGGATAGTGTTGATAATTTTAGCTTTTGTTAACGCCATGGGTTAGATTCTCCTGTTTTTAAAATGTGTTTTGAGTTTATCTCAATATATAATAAAATAATTTGCTTTTTTTCAATCAAAAAACGGATTTTTTATCGATAAAGTTCAAGGAGAGTGCTACAATATTACATACTTTAATCTATGATCATCCATTCCGCACCGATTTTATACTTGACGGTTGATAAGAAAACATGGCCACTTTTGACGAATTGAAAACATCCGGGATTGAAATCTTCGGCGCGGTGGGAGCCTGGGCCTATGACGAATGGGGCCTTTTGAATGAAACGTATTTTGATGGAAAAAACACGCCCGGCGCGATCGACTGGGTTCCGGCAGATCATAACGGTAGTTTGGGATGTTATTCATCCGGCGAAAATCGTATTTTTTTATTCAAGGGACTCGCGCGACCGCGATATCCGACCAACATGCCCAAGTGGTGCCTGGAAAATTTAAATAAACGTCTGGCCAGTGACGTGCTTCTGCATGAAATGATCCATCAGCATATTTATCAAACCGGTGGCTGGGAGGGCGAAACCAGTCATAACAACGAGCGCTTCGTAGGCGAAATCAACCGAATCGCAAAATTGCTGGAGCTGAATGTAACCGCAAAGGTGATTACCCCGAAAATGGTTGATGATAAGCTGTTTCGGCAGGTAGCGCCCGGCTGTCTGACGCTCAATGAAATATGCTATTTTCCCTATTCAACACGACCCTATGAATATTATTACGGATACGTTCCATAAACTCCAGATATCGGGTATCACGGTTAAATGGTCGACCGCTTCAAAATCGATATATTATCCATGTTTGATCTAACACTATCGTGAACCGGATGAATTGTTGACATATATTTCCGAATCGAGCCTGAACGTTATTGCCACTTATGGTCAATGCATGCTATATTTCATTTCGGAAGGTTCAACGGTTTTAAAGATAATCATAAATTTCAACCCCTTCATTTCATGCTGTATTTTATATCCATATGTTCGTTAACCCGGATATTTCATGCATGGGTATGATGGTACAAAATAAAGATAAATTTGATTTTTTTAAACAATTTGCGGTATATACAATGTTCGAGAACACCTTTCAGGCCAGACTCCTTGATGTCGGCAATATTTCGAAAAGCCCTTCCATGTTGATCAGCAAACCCGTTTTCAAGATAGGCCGCCATCCTGCCAGTGATTTCGTGATCGAGCAAAAGACCATATCTGGCAGGCATGCCGTTATAGAGCAGAAACAAAACGGGTACTTTATCGTCGATCAAAACAGCACCAACAAGACGCGGGTTAATGGAACCGTACTTGATCCAAATATCCCGAAGCAAATCAATGACGGCGACGAGATCCAATTTGATAAATTTTCTTTTATTTTCAAACTGGAAAAAATCGAGCCACCCCCATCCGGCCCTGCTCAGGATGATGACGAAACCATCTTTTTTGACAGCAGTTCGTTGATAGATGACATTAATGGTTTCCAATCTTCCCAAACAGAACCAAGTGTCGACGAAACTTTCTTTTCCGAAAAAAGCCCCATATTGCCCGAACAGGAAACGGCCGAGCCGCCCCCATCCGCTCCCGCTCAGGATTACGACGAAACCATCTTTTTTGACAGCAGTTCGCTGATAGATGACATTAAAAATTTAGAACCATCTCAACCCGCAGAAGATAATGAGGGAACCATCTTTCTTGACAGCGGTTCACTAGCGGACGAAGTGGAAGAAGCCGGCCTCAGCAAGAAGCCCGCAGACACTATCGAAAAAACAAAAATCGGAAATTATGAAGTCATCAAACTATTGGGCAAGGGTGGTTTCGGTTCGGTATGGGAAGCCAGAACCAAAGACGGCCAACCAATTGCCATCAAGGTGTTGAATCCGGACGTTCTCGAAAACGAAAGAGCCGTAAGGAAGTTTTTTCACGAGGCAATCATCCTGTCCAGGCTTGACCATCCGAATATTTGCCGTTTTATCGATTTCTTCCCATATGAAGAGAATTATGCCATCGTTATGGATTTTGTCCAGGGAACCGAATTGAAAACCATACTTGAAAACCAAAAAGGCCCTTTGCCGTTTGATACGGCCCTCAGGATTGCCTCCCAGACCCTCGATGCCTTTCACTATGCCCACATGCAGAATGTGCTGCACCGGGACATCAAACCGGAAAACATTACTTTGGATACGGAGGGCACGGTCAAAGTCATGGATTTCGGCATCGCCAAGCTGTCTTCTTCCGAATCACAGCAAACCTCCTTGTTTATGATATCCCCTGCCTACACGGCACCCGAACGGTTTGATGCCGAAAAAACCGAGATGGTGGATCACCGCTCGGACATTTATTCGCTGGGGCTTGTGTTCTATGAAATTTTCACCGGCACGCACCCATTTCCAACGACCAATCCGGTAGAGATGATTGTCGCCCACATCAACAAGGTTCCCTCACCGCCGGATGAGATCACAGACCTGCCTCCTGAAATCAGCGCAGCGATTCTCAAGGCCCTTGAAAAGAATCCGAAAGACCGGTTTGAGGATTTTGCAGCATTTAAAATATCACTGCTGGGCGAGCCACCCCGGATGCCGGATGGCAGGTCTCAATCTGCCGTTTCGTTTTACGGCGAGTACTGCAAAGGTGTCGCCGTGCTGTTGAAAATGTATGCCGACATCCTTAAAAAATACGAAAAGAAAGTTGATAAAATTTCCATGGTTCAGGAGGGAACGCAGGTCCATTTAATCATAGAACCCCGCGGGGGCAATCCGATGCGTATAACAAAGGACCTGGCAACCATTATCAAACAATAAAAATGAGAATTGGCTGAAACAGCAGAACTGTTCGCTTTAATCCCGCTGAAAGCGGGATTCAGACAGCTTCCCGAGCCAAACGAAATTATCCCGCGGCTTACTGAAATTGTGACGGCAAACAATTCGATCGGAACATATTTTATGCAAACTGCTATAAAATGGGAGGAAGTGGCGGTAACATGCGGAGCTTCTTCCGGCTTTTTTATTGTGCCATGAGAACGGAAACCAGGTCGCCATATCGACTGCGGTCTTGCTTAGATATCTGGACAAAACAGATGCCTATTCCGTAGGTTTTGTTTTTATCATCAATCCCATAAACATCCGACCAGACGACTTTGCCGTAAACCTCTATGGGCTGCTGTCCTAGAGGTTCAATCGATATGCTCACAATTTCATTCAGCGGCAGCGGCTCGTCGCAGCAGATGGAAATACCGTCAGCGGCAATATTTCTGGTTTCGCCTTCAATAATTTCCCCGTGTTTATCTACCTTAATGGGCCATCTGACTTCGGTTCTGGGATGTTTGCGTTTTTCGACGAAACTTTCCACGTCTGTCTCTCCTGTTCTCTTTGATAATCGCTTTAAACTTCGTACTCCAAATGTACAGCAATGTCAAATTATTATAAAATCTGCTCCAAGTTAGTTCACGCCGCTCATCCCCGCTCTATGAGCGGGGAGAATGATGGAAAAATTAAGTGCTGGCTCGTCAATGTTTAAACATCCGGTCGATTTCTTCTGTTTTTGTCCACAAGAAGTCCGTTTCAAGGTATAATTCCTTCATGGTTCGTTCAATTGCAGACCGTTGCCTTTCAAAATCAGGTCCATTGAGTTTTTTCGGAACGTAGATCTCATCCCCGAAACGAATGATGATGCGGGAAAAGGGTTTTGGAACCATGAACCGGTCCCAGCTGTTGAATATCCATTTTTTTTCGGACGAAGAAATGCTGGGGAGAATGGGCATCCCCGAAACTTGAGCAATGACGAGCAGGCCGGGTTTAACCACACCCAAAGGGCCCCTGGGTCCGTCGACAATATGAGCGATCTTGCAGCCTTTATTGGCCAAAAGGCATATTTCTCTTAAAGCTTGCTTCCCTCCTCGCGATGAAGATCCTCTGATCGGGTGATATCCCAGGACACTTGCTATGGTGGAAATCAATTCTCCGTCCCTGCTCTGGCTGATCATCAATGAAATCGGCCGGCGGGATAACATAAACATGATCCCGGGAAAGAAACGCTGATGCCAGGAGGCATAAATGGGGACCTGCCCTTTTTTCAAAATATTCTGTTCGGCCTCAGGATTGAGGACTCTAATCCTGTATGTTGCGCCAATGACCTTTGCCAGCAACAGTCCAATGTAAGCGCTAAATCGCTGTTTGGTTAAACGTTTCATCATGTTACCAAGCATTATATCTCCGCCGTTTTATTCCCTTATGAACAGTTCTTCCCATTCCAGCTCTTCCCGCCATTTATCTCTCTGATACCAATCTTCTGCTTTATACCACTGCGGTGCTTCAGGTCTTGCGAATTCTTTAAGCTCCCACTTTTTATGGCCGAAAAAGATTACACCGACAATCTCTCTTTTGCCGACAAGACCGATAAATCCAAGTTTTCCATACTTGCCGTCGAGTACACTGCCGGCGATACGGTTAAACAGCGCTTCGATTTCATTATAGGTGCCCAGATACGGTTCTCCCCGGCTGTTATTGATATGCATAACATCATTATTCCACATGTTCTCCTCCTTCCTGTGGTTTACCACAGTTCCAAAAAACCTTTTAAAGGTCCATAATGTATCTTTGATGAAAGGTCCGGATGGGGTGCAGCATTGATCAGATCAAACATCATCTTTTCTTTCTTAAAATGTTTCACGCAGTCTTTAGATGAAGATAAGTTGTCGGCAATTACTTGCTAATTTTTTTTCTGAGCACCGGTGAACATCTGAAGGTTACAACCCTCCTCGGGACCAGCATCATGTCATCACCGGTTGCAGGATTTCTGCCTTTCCGTTCCTTTTTCTCTTTTACACGGAATTTTCCAAACCCGCTGATAAGAACGTCTTCACCA is a window of Candidatus Desulfatibia profunda DNA encoding:
- a CDS encoding integration host factor subunit alpha; the protein is MALTKAKIINTIQNHLGVPRKRSSELVETLLGIMKNTLENGEDILVSGFGKLCVKAKKERKGRNPASGEDMMLAPRKVVTFKCSGNLRDKINAI
- a CDS encoding PilZ domain-containing protein; its protein translation is MESFVEKRKHPRTEVRWPIKVDKHGEIIEGETRNIAADGISICCDEPLPLNEIVSISIEPLGQQPIEVYGKVVWSDVYGIDDKNKTYGIGICFVQISKQDRSRYGDLVSVLMAQ
- a CDS encoding protein kinase, whose amino-acid sequence is MFENTFQARLLDVGNISKSPSMLISKPVFKIGRHPASDFVIEQKTISGRHAVIEQKQNGYFIVDQNSTNKTRVNGTVLDPNIPKQINDGDEIQFDKFSFIFKLEKIEPPPSGPAQDDDETIFFDSSSLIDDINGFQSSQTEPSVDETFFSEKSPILPEQETAEPPPSAPAQDYDETIFFDSSSLIDDIKNLEPSQPAEDNEGTIFLDSGSLADEVEEAGLSKKPADTIEKTKIGNYEVIKLLGKGGFGSVWEARTKDGQPIAIKVLNPDVLENERAVRKFFHEAIILSRLDHPNICRFIDFFPYEENYAIVMDFVQGTELKTILENQKGPLPFDTALRIASQTLDAFHYAHMQNVLHRDIKPENITLDTEGTVKVMDFGIAKLSSSESQQTSLFMISPAYTAPERFDAEKTEMVDHRSDIYSLGLVFYEIFTGTHPFPTTNPVEMIVAHINKVPSPPDEITDLPPEISAAILKALEKNPKDRFEDFAAFKISLLGEPPRMPDGRSQSAVSFYGEYCKGVAVLLKMYADILKKYEKKVDKISMVQEGTQVHLIIEPRGGNPMRITKDLATIIKQ
- a CDS encoding integration host factor subunit alpha, with the translated sequence MALTKAHLVNSIQKEIGLPRKKSSELVESLMEVIKQNLENGEDVLISGFGKFRVKEKKERKGRNPATGDDMMLVPRRVVTFRCSPVLRKKISK
- a CDS encoding HDOD domain-containing protein; its protein translation is MIVKCLNCPKVFNIPDERLPTGKKVIFPCPDCKGTIELDLRPKSAREGALPAEKKQKEHLTGEALKKKILRNVKELPPMPQTVLKAREIMANPKSDFKELAQLFETDQAIATKILKIANSPYYGYSGKVSSIQRASLVLGHKTLGELITIGGTASLLGHRLEGYGLDAGALWKHSLAVAFGARIIANNKEPALSNDAFTSGLIHDAGKLILDQYIKERWELFEEFMADGQQTFLSAEKKILELD
- a CDS encoding lysophospholipid acyltransferase family protein produces the protein MMKRLTKQRFSAYIGLLLAKVIGATYRIRVLNPEAEQNILKKGQVPIYASWHQRFFPGIMFMLSRRPISLMISQSRDGELISTIASVLGYHPIRGSSSRGGKQALREICLLANKGCKIAHIVDGPRGPLGVVKPGLLVIAQVSGMPILPSISSSEKKWIFNSWDRFMVPKPFSRIIIRFGDEIYVPKKLNGPDFERQRSAIERTMKELYLETDFLWTKTEEIDRMFKH